The sequence below is a genomic window from Monodelphis domestica isolate mMonDom1 chromosome 2, mMonDom1.pri, whole genome shotgun sequence.
GCCGGATGACCGCCCTGATCCTGACCCATCCTTGCCAGAACTGGAGGACTGCTGGGAGCCAGAACTATGTCCTTTCCCTCCAGAGCTGTCCGATTTCCTTCCTGAGCTGGACCCCTGTCCTCTGTGAGAGGATGACTGCCCTGACTTTGAACCATGTTTCCCAGAGCTAGAGGAATGACCTGATCTAGAGCCCCTTTGCCTAGAGCCTGAAGACTGACCTGAGCCATGATCTGAGACATATTCAGAGTCTGAGTCAAAATCAGattcagagccagagccagaggcagaggcagaggcagagccagagtcagagccatagCCAGAGTGTGAGCCATGTTGGCCCAATCTGGTGGATTGTTGTGAACTGGAACTATGGCCTCTTCCTCTTGAACTGCTTGACTTGCCACTTGAACTGGATCCATGCCCATGGCTGCTTGATGACCGTCCTGATCCTGACCTATCCTTGACAGAACTGGAGGACTGATGGGAACTGGAACTACCTCCTTTACTTCCAGAGCTTCCTGACTTTGTTCTTGAAGGAGATTTAGTTCTTCCTATTGAGGAGGATCTTACTGAGGCAAAAGATGAGGACCATTCTGAAGTGGACTTCTGCCCTTGTCCTTTAGAACTGCTAGATTTGCCACCTGAACTGGTTCCATGCCCATGGCTGCTGGATGACTGCCCTGATCCTGACCCATCCTTACCAGAACTGGAGGACTGCTGGGAGCCAGAACTATGTCCTTTCCCTCCAGAGCTGTCCGATTTCCTCCCTGAGCTGGACCCCTGTCTTCTGTGAGAGGATGACTGCCCTGACTTTGAACCATGTTTCCCAGAGCTAGAAGAATGACCTGATCTAGAGCCCCCTTGCCTAGAGCCTGAAGACTGACCTGAGCCATAATCTGAGCCATATTCAGAGCCTGAGTCAGAACCAGatccagagccagagccagagccagagtcagagccatagCCAGAGTGTGAGCCATGTTGGCCCAAACTGGTGGATTGTTGGGAACTGGAACTATGGCCTCTTCCTCCAGAACTGCTTGACTTGCCACCTGAACTGGATCCATGCCCATGGCTGCTGGATGACCGCCCTGATCCTGCCCCATCCTTGCCAGAACTGGAGGACTGCTGGGAGCCAGAACTATGTCCTTTCCCTCCAGAGCTGTCTGATTTCCTCCCTGAGCTGGACCCCTGTCTTCTGTGAGAGGATGACTGCCCTGACTTTGAACCATGTTTCCCAGAGCTAGAAGAATGCCCTGATCTAGAGCCCCCTTGCCTAGAGCCTGAAGACTGACCTGAGCCATGATCTGAGACATATTCAGAGCCTGAGTCAGAACCGGATCCAGATCCAgagccagaggcagagccagagtcagagccatagCCAGAGTGTGAGCCATGTTGGCCCAAACTGGTGGATTGTTGGGAACTGGAACTATGGCCTCTTCCTCCAGAACTGCTTGACTTGCCACCTGAACTGGATCCATGCCCATGGCTGCTGGATGACCGCCCTGATCCTGACCCATCCTTGCCAGAACTGGAGGACTGCTGGGAGCCAGAACTATGTCCTTTCCCTCCAGAGCTGTCTGATTTCCTCCTTGAGCTGGACCCCTGTCTTCTCTGAGAGGAGGATTGACCTGAGCTTGAGCCCTGTTTCCCAGACCCTGAATCTGACTCTGATCCAGATTCAGGGAGGGCactatctttcccttttcttgaaGACCCCGAAAAGTCGTAAATTCCCTTTTGTCTTTCAAAAGTCACAAAATGGCACTTTTTTGTacattcattttcttctgtattaAATCCTTTTTTTGGAGCTTTGTTTGATTTATATCTTTTCCCACTCTTTTGAGTTGATTTCTCAGAGTCTgtttcactttcttctcttccaAGTCTTTTGGAAGGGCTTTTCTCTGAATTATGCCTCTTTCCTTTAGATTTTCTTGGAATGATTCTATATTCATCTTCATCATTCCTTCCTGTATTGCTTGACTCAGTCCTGTGATgtttcttctctgagctctttctctttcctaagcCCTGAGAATCTTCTCTTCTATGCACACTCTCCCTATGCCTGACTTTCTGCTTTTTCTTCGATTGACCAGTTCTGAAGGTCCCATATTCTTTTTCACTATTCCAAGTTGAATTACTGGAATCTGTGTCCCATCCTttaccttcttcttcttcttcttgctcttcttctgATTCATTCTCATCCTCCCCATTATTTTTACTTTGCATGTATTTCCTCTTCAAGGCTTTGTTGAAGGACATTGTTATCTTGAATATCAGCAATAGGAATTCAGGAAAGTCCACTCTCTTATCCCGATCTTGATCCATATTAAGCATGATAACATCCACAGTATCAGGATCTTCTGGATTCTGTTCAAGAGcaaaatgcagaaagaaaacCACTGAGTCTCAAATACATCTTCACTAATGGAAGGACTGTCCAATGGTGTTTCGTATTATGCCTAGATGAACTCCAACCAATCTCTGCTACCTCCCATTGTTCTGCTCATTGACACTTGGCATAATGGTTTCAGGGAACAAGCAGCATGAGGGGGTGGTGGGATACTAATGGGTAAGAAATCAAGTGAATATATGACAACTGGTTCTTTTGGAACTTCtaagaaacaaatagaaacagTATGCTATATTTGCATCAAATCTTTGGGGGA
It includes:
- the LOC130456965 gene encoding hornerin-like; protein product: MSQLLTSITTILDVFYQYCGEDEECDTMSQSELKKFLENELRFILKNPEDPDTVDVIMLNMDQDRDKRVDFPEFLLLIFKITMSFNKALKRKYMQSKNNGEDENESEEEQEEEEEGKGWDTDSSNSTWNSEKEYGTFRTGQSKKKQKVRHRESVHRREDSQGLGKRKSSEKKHHRTESSNTGRNDEDEYRIIPRKSKGKRHNSEKSPSKRLGREESETDSEKSTQKSGKRYKSNKAPKKGFNTEENECTKKCHFVTFERQKGIYDFSGSSRKGKDSALPESGSESDSGSGKQGSSSGQSSSQRRQGSSSRRKSDSSGGKGHSSGSQQSSSSGKDGSGSGRSSSSHGHGSSSGGKSSSSGGRGHSSSSQQSTSLGQHGSHSGYGSDSGSASGSGSGSGSDSGSEYVSDHGSGQSSGSRQGGSRSGHSSSSGKHGSKSGQSSSHRRQGSSSGRKSDSSGGKGHSSGSQQSSSSGKDGAGSGRSSSSHGHGSSSGGKSSSSGGRGHSSSSQQSTSLGQHGSHSGYGSDSGSGSGSGSGSDSGSEYGSDYGSGQSSGSRQGGSRSGHSSSSGKHGSKSGQSSSHRRQGSSSGRKSDSSGGKGHSSGSQQSSSSGKDGSGSGQSSSSHGHGTSSGGKSSSSKGQGQKSTSEWSSSFASVRSSSIGRTKSPSRTKSGSSGSKGGSSSSHQSSSSVKDRSGSGRSSSSHGHGSSSSGKSSSSRGRGHSSSSQQSTRLGQHGSHSGYGSDSGSASASASGSGSESDFDSDSEYVSDHGSGQSSGSRQRGSRSGHSSSSGKHGSKSGQSSSHRGQGSSSGRKSDSSGGKGHSSGSQQSSSSGKDGSGSGRSSGSHGHGSSSGGKSSSSGGRGHSSSSQQSTSLGQHGSHSGYGSDSGSGSGSGSESGSEYVSDHGSGQSSGSRQGGSRSGHSSSSGKHGSKSGQSSSHRGQGSSSGRKSDSSGGKGHSSGSQQSSSSGKDGAGSGRSSSSHGHGSSSGGKSSSSGGRGHSSSSQQSTSLGQHGSHSGYGSDSGSASGSGSGSGSESGSEYVSDHGSGQSSGSRQGGSRSGHSSSSGKHGSKSGQSSSHRGQGSSSGRKSDSSGGKGHSSGSQQSSSSGKDGAGSGRSSSSHGHGSSSGGKSSSSKGQGQKSTSEWSSSFASVRSSSIGRTKSPSRTKSGSSGSKGGSSSSHQSSSSVKDGSGSGRSSSSHGHGSSSSGKSSSSRGRGHSSSSQQSTSLGQHGSHSGYGSDSGSASGSGSDFDSDSEYVSDHGSALGNMVQSQGSHPLTEDRGPAQGGNQTALEGKDIVLAPSSPPVLARMGQDQGGHPAAMGMDPVQVASQAVLEEEAIVPVPNNPPVWANMAHTLAMALTLALALALDLVLTQALNMAQIMAQVSLQALGKGALDQVILLALGNMVQSQGSHPLTEDRGPAQGGNRTALEGKDIVLAPSSPPVLVRMDQDQGGHPAAMGMEPVQVANLAVLKDKGRSPLQNGPHLLPQ